From one Coffea eugenioides isolate CCC68of chromosome 11, Ceug_1.0, whole genome shotgun sequence genomic stretch:
- the LOC113752458 gene encoding probable LRR receptor-like serine/threonine-protein kinase At3g47570, protein MGENKLRGPILLKLFNSSTVRLISFAENDLSGELPSTIGAFLPNLEGLYLGGNEFTGTILTSISNASRLRMLHLGMNHFTGAIPHSLGNLRLLEQFAIWKNDFSEDSLSKELSFIISLTNCKHLRRLWIDENPLNGFLPKSIGNLSSSLESFHAGSCGIKNEIPSSIGNLSNLVELFFENNSLTGLIPTTIKWFLKLQRIDLSDNQILGAIPSEFCNLLNLGELRLGQNMFSGMVPSCLGNVTTLRYVYLNSTNLSSMIPTSFWSLKYILELDMSGNYLTGSLPAEIGNFKALVYLNLSNNQYLGRIPSTIGALQDLQELSLERNKLQGLIPDSMKNMLQLRHLDLSFNNLEGEIPNSLQVLPDLQYFNVSYNRLRGPIPHGGPFANFTNLSFLSNEALCGAPWLQPCASKFEHESRTKRIVMIVLLTSGSVILALVISIFLIRSKLRKKILAPTQNLLPMATFERVSFHELRQITNGFNESNLLGSGSFGSVYKGICENGMVWAIKVFDLQLEGAFKSFDRECEVLSCLRHRNLTRVITACSSLDFKALALEYMPNGSLEKWLHVNHHVLSIRQRLGIMIDVASGLEYLHYGYSTPIAHCDLKPSNILLDEDMVGHICDFGIAKLLGDEESVIQTKTLATFGYIAPEYGLEGLISTSSDVYSFGIILMETFTKRKPKDEMFTEELNLRRWIQECSPDSVIQVIDADLLHPEDKMVQRKIECISSILQLSLSCTTDAPEERTNMKEVLRALQKIKLQFIKDITP, encoded by the exons ATGGGAGAGAATAAGTTAAGAGGTCCCATCCTGCTGAAACTTTTCAATAGTTCAACTGTACGACTTATTTCTTTCGCGGAGAATGATTTATCAGGCGAGCTTCCATCAACTATAGGTGCTTTCTTACCCAATCTTGAGGGACTCTACCTTGGGGGAAATGAATTCACTGGAACTATACTAACGTCTATCTCAAATGCTTCTCGGCTCAGAATGCTACACCTTGGTATGAATCATTTTACGGGTGCAATTCCTCATTCTCTTGGAAACTTGAGATTACTGGAACAGTTTGCTATAtggaaaaatgatttttctgaGGACTCGCTATCCAAAGAGTTGAGCTTCATCATATCCCTAACAAACTGTAAACATTTAAGAAGGTTGTGGATAGATGAGAATCCTCTGAATGGCTTCCTCCCAAAGTCTATCGGAAATCTTTCTAGCTCACTCGAATCCTTTCATGCAGGTAGTTGTGGAATCAAAAATGAAATTCCAAGTTCGATTGGTAATTTGAGCAACTTAGTAGAACTGTTCTTTGAAAACAATAGTTTGACAGGGTTAATTCCAACTACAATCAAATGGTTCTTGAAGCTTCAGAGGATAGATCTAAGCGACAATCAAATACTAGGTGCTATTCCAAGTGAGTTTTGTAATTTGCTGAACTTAGGAGAATTAAGACTTGGACAAAATATGTTCTCGGGTATGGTGCCTTCTTGTTTAGGAAACGTTACAACACTCAGATATGTTTATCTCAATTCTACCAATTTAAGTTCTATGATACCAACAAGCTTTTGGAGCCTCAAATATATTTTGGAGCTAGACATGTCAGGAAATTATTTGACAGGTTCTTTGCCTGCTGAAATTGGAAACTTCAAGGCATTAGTCTATTTGaacctttcaaataatcaataCTTGGGTAGGATACCCAGCACTATTGGAGCACTACAGGATTTGCAAGAACTCTCCTTGGAACGTAACAAGCTACAAGGATTGATACCAGATTCCATGAAGAATATGCTGCAGTTACGGCATTTGGATCTATCTTTTAACAATCTGGAAGGTGAAATTCCCAACTCATTACAGGTACTGCCAGATCTCCAATACTTTAATGTGTCTTACAACAGATTGAGAGGACCAATTCCTCATGGAGGGCCGTTCGCAAATTTCACGAACCTATCTTTTCTCTCAAATGAAGCATTGTGTGGCGCTCCTTGGCTCCAACCTTGTGCAAGTAAATTTGAGCATGAATCAAGGACAAAAAGGATAGTCATGATTGTTCTGTTGACATCAGGATCTGTCATATTAGCCTTGgtgatttcaatttttttgataCGGTCAAAGTTGAGAAAGAAAATTCTAGCACCAACTCAGAACTTGCTTCCCATGGCGACATTTGAAAGGGTGTCCTTCCATGAACTTAGACAAATAACAAATGGATTCAACGAGAGTAACTTACTTGGTTCGGGGAGCTTTGGTTCAGTTTACAAGGGAATTTGTGAAAATGGGATGGTTTGGGCCATAAAGGTATTCGATTTGCAACTAGAAGGTGCATTTAAAAGCTTTGATCGAGAATGTGAAGTCTTAAGCTGCCTTCGTCATCGAAATTTAACTAGAGTAATTACTGCATGCTCTAGTCTTGACTTTAAGGCTTTGGCGCTCGAATACATGCCCAATGGAAGCCTTGAGAAATGGCTTCATGTAAACCATCATGTCCTAAGTATCAGGCAAAGGTTGGGTATCATGATAGATGTGGCTTCTGGTTTGGAATATCTCCACTATGGCTATTCAACGCCTATAGCTCACTGTGACTTGAAACCTAGCAATATTCTCCTAGATGAAGACATGGTTGGACATATTTGCGATTTTGGAATTGCGAAGTTGTTGGGAGACGAAGAATCTGTGATACAAACAAAGACTCTTGCTACATTTGGATATATTGCCCCAg AGTATGGACTGGAAGGATTGATTTCAACAAGTAGTGATGTTTACAGCTTTGGGATTATATTGATGGAGACatttacaaaaagaaagccTAAGGATGAGATGTTTACAGAAGAATTAAACCTCAGGCGTTGGATACAAGAATGCTCACCAGATTCTGTGATTCAGGTTATAGACGCAGACTTGCTTCATCCTGAAGATAAAATGGTACAAAGGAAGATTGAATGCATATCGTCTATCTTGCAACTTAGTTTAAGTTGCACGACAGATGCTCCTGAGGAGAGAACAAACATGAAAGAAGTTCTAAGAGCGCTACAGAAGATCAAACTTCAGTTTATCAAAGATATCACGCCTTAA